A stretch of the Osmerus mordax isolate fOsmMor3 chromosome 12, fOsmMor3.pri, whole genome shotgun sequence genome encodes the following:
- the scyl1 gene encoding N-terminal kinase-like protein isoform X1 produces MWSFFARDPVKDFNYEILPDTQESSGIWTLHRGKRKTGGEPVSVFVYEVAQGTEEQTQLAKSAFKRMKTLRHPNILAYVDGLEVCTEKSLYLVTEQVTPLAAHLKAQAERGGSGELEVSWGLHQIVKALSFLVNDCHLLHNNLGMWAVFVDRAGEWKLGGLDHMTPEQGDGSSALPHPKTVQPDMEKYDPPESPNSGGEKWAGDVWRLGCLIWEVFNGPLPRASSLRSLGKVPKSLVPHYCELVGANPRARPNPSRFLQNCRSPGGFLSNSFVESNLFLEEIQIKEPAEKQQFFQDLSENLDSFPEDFCKHKVLPQLLTAFEFGNAGSVVLTPLFKVGKFLSADEYQQKIIPVIVKMFSSTDRAMRIRLLQQMEQFIQYLNEAAVNSQIFPHVVHGFTDTNPAIREQTVKSMLLLAPKLNEANLNQELMRHFARLQARDEQGPIRCNTTVCLGKIAPYLNAGTRQRVLISAFSRATKDPFPASRAAGVLGFAATHNFYSVMESAARVLPTLCTLTVDPDKSVREQAFKAIRSFLTKLETVSEDPTKLADIEKDVMSSAQPTGAATSWAGWAVTGVSSLTSKLIRNAPGTEGGAPVTDSGPASTPRTGSPDTDTAPQPAEPEAKPPQSSMTPNAAFNSGNQSDPPAATVKEEEPIGDRWDDEEDWGSLEVRTEEPEKVPADPDDWNSSDWSGVSTVKKKANERAVAGISSSAMKKPSADWSSSGWDADDSWSNEKEADGQGQSSPGEEGWGHDWEEEASAPGSKNVLPEGVRLASEYDWDSSKGAGHSDPFASVSQRAAPTAMQAGGSWGADASGDWGTEESWESVDGAQGLSKAELAKKKREERRKELEAKRAERKAVKGPLKLGARKID; encoded by the exons atgtGGTCCTTTTTTGCTAGGGATCCTGTCAAAGACTTCAATTATGAAATCTTGCCCGACACACAAGAATCCTCCGGGATATGGACTCTCCACCGGGGCAAGCGAAAG ACCGGTGGGGAGCCAGTGTCAGTGTTTGTCTATGAAGTTGCCCAGGGTACAGAGGAACAAACCCAGCTAGCCAAGTCTGCCTTCAAACGAATGAAGACCCTCCGGCACCCCAACATCCTGGCCTATGTGGATGgactagaggtgtgt ACCGAGAAGAGCCTCTACCTGGTGACGGAGCAGGTGACACCGCTGGCTGCCCACCTCAAGGCccaggctgagaggggaggctCTGGGGAGCTGGAGGTGTCCTGGGGGCTCCATCAGATTGTG AAAGCTCTGAGCTTCCTGGTGAACGACTGCCACCTGCTCCACAACAACCTGGGGATGTGGGCGGTGTTTGTGGATCGGGCCGGCGAGTGGAAGCTGGGCGGGCTGGACCACATGACCCCCGAGCAGGGGGACGGCTCCTCCGCACTTCCACACCCGAAGACAGTTCAACCTGACATGGAGAAATACGACCCTCCTGAATCGCCCAACAGTGGTGGTGAAAAATG GGCAGGGGATGTTTGGCGGCTGGGCTGCCTGATCTGGGAGGTGTTCAATGGGCCGCTGCCCCGAGCCTCCTCCCTGCGCTCCCTGGGAAAG GTCCCCAAATCTCTGGTTCCCCACTACTGTGAGCTGGTGGGGGCTAACCCCCGGGCCCGGCCCAACCCCTCCCGCTTCCTCCAGAACTGTCGCTCCCCCGGAGGGTTCCTCAGCAACAGCTTTGTGGAGAGCAACCTCTTTCTGGAGGAGATCCAG atcAAAGAGCCAGCGGAGAAGCAGCAGTTCTTCCAGGACCTGAGTGAAAACCTGGACTCCTTCCCGGAAGACTTCTGCAAACACAAGGTGCTGCCACAGCTGCTCACCGCCTTCGAGTTTGGCAACGCCGGCTCCGTGGTCCTCACCCCGCTCTTCAAG gtgGGGAAGTTCTTGTCGGCGGACGAGTACCAGCAGAAGATCATTCCTGTCATTGTGAAGATGTTTTCCTCCACGGACCGGGCCATGAGGATTcggctgctgcagcag ATGGAACAGTTTATCCAGTATCTGAACGAGGCGGCAGTCAACTCCCAGATCTTCCCTCATGTTGTTCATGGCTTCACAGACACCAACCCTGCCATCAGGGAACAGACAGTCAAG tccatgCTGCTGTTGGCCCCTAAGCTGAACGAGGCCAACCTGAACCAGGAACTGATGAGGCACTTTGCCCGACTGCAGGCCAGAGACGAGCAGGGCCCCATCCGCTGCAACACCACTGTATGCCTGGGCAAGATCGCCCCCTACCTCAACGCCGGG ACGCGGCAGCGCGTGCTGATCTCGGCCTTCTCTCGGGCCACCAAGGACCCCTTCCCCGCGTCGCGGGCGGCCGGCGTGCTGGGCTTTGCCGCCACGCACAACTTCTACAGCGTGATGGAGAGCGCGGCACGCGTCCTGCCCACACTCTGCACCCTCACCGTCGACCCCGACAAGAGCGTCAGGGAGCAG GCATTTAAGGCCATTAGGAGCTTCCTGACCAAGCTGGAGACAGTGTCTGAAGACCCAACCAAACTGGCAGACATAG AAAAGGATGTGATGTCATCGGCGCAGCCAACAGGGGCGGCGACCAGCTGGGCAGGATGGGCGGTGACCGGCGTGTCGTCGCTGACCTCCAAGCTGATCCGGAACGCTccgggaacagagggaggggccCCAGTAACAGATAGTGGCCCCGCCAGCACCCCTCGCACGGGGAGCCccgacacagacacagccccccaACCTGCAG AGCCAGAGGCTAAACCACCACAGTCTTCCATGACCCCAAATGCTGCCTTTAACAGTGGCAACCAATCAGACCCTCCTGCTGCAACAGTCAAAGAAGAGGAGCCAATCGGTGACCGgtgggatgatgaggaggactGGGGCAGTCTGGAGGTGAGGACTGAG GAACCAGAAAAGGTTCCAGCAGACCCAGATGATTGGAATTCCTCTGACTGGTCGGGAGTGTCAACAGTCAAAAAGAAGGCCAACGAGAGAGCA GTGGCTGGAATTTCCTCCTCCGCCATGAAAAAGCCGAGCGCAGATTGGAGCAGCTCTGGCTGGGATGCTGATGACAGCTGGTCCAACGAGAAGGAGGCTGACGGGCAGGGTCAGAGTTCGCCAGGCGAGGAGGGGTGGGGCCacgactgggaggaggaggcgagCGCCCCAGGCAGCAAGAACGTCCTGCCAGAGGGGGTGCGGCTAGCCAGCGAGTATGACTGGGACAGCAGTAAAGGGGCCGGTCACAGCGACCCCTTCGCCAGCGTGTCACAGAGAGCGGCGCCCACAGCCATG caGGCTGGGGGTAGCTGGGGGGCGGATGCCTCGGGAGACTGGGGCACAGAGGAGAGCTGGGAGTCGGTGGACGGGGCCCAGG GCCTAAGCAAGGCTGAGCTGGCCAAGAAGAAACGCGAGGAGCGAAGGAAAGAGCTGGAAGCCAAGCGGGCAGAGCGCAAGGCGGTCAAAGGTCCCCTCAAACTGGGGGCGCGGAAAATTGACTGA
- the scyl1 gene encoding N-terminal kinase-like protein isoform X5: MWSFFARDPVKDFNYEILPDTQESSGIWTLHRGKRKTGGEPVSVFVYEVAQGTEEQTQLAKSAFKRMKTLRHPNILAYVDGLETEKSLYLVTEQVTPLAAHLKAQAERGGSGELEVSWGLHQIVKALSFLVNDCHLLHNNLGMWAVFVDRAGEWKLGGLDHMTPEQGDGSSALPHPKTVQPDMEKYDPPESPNSGGEKWAGDVWRLGCLIWEVFNGPLPRASSLRSLGKVPKSLVPHYCELVGANPRARPNPSRFLQNCRSPGGFLSNSFVESNLFLEEIQIKEPAEKQQFFQDLSENLDSFPEDFCKHKVLPQLLTAFEFGNAGSVVLTPLFKVGKFLSADEYQQKIIPVIVKMFSSTDRAMRIRLLQQMEQFIQYLNEAAVNSQIFPHVVHGFTDTNPAIREQTVKSMLLLAPKLNEANLNQELMRHFARLQARDEQGPIRCNTTVCLGKIAPYLNAGTRQRVLISAFSRATKDPFPASRAAGVLGFAATHNFYSVMESAARVLPTLCTLTVDPDKSVREQAFKAIRSFLTKLETVSEDPTKLADIEKDVMSSAQPTGAATSWAGWAVTGVSSLTSKLIRNAPGTEGGAPVTDSGPASTPRTGSPDTDTAPQPAEPEAKPPQSSMTPNAAFNSGNQSDPPAATVKEEEPIGDRWDDEEDWGSLEEPEKVPADPDDWNSSDWSGVSTVKKKANERAVAGISSSAMKKPSADWSSSGWDADDSWSNEKEADGQGQSSPGEEGWGHDWEEEASAPGSKNVLPEGVRLASEYDWDSSKGAGHSDPFASVSQRAAPTAMQAGGSWGADASGDWGTEESWESVDGAQGLSKAELAKKKREERRKELEAKRAERKAVKGPLKLGARKID; the protein is encoded by the exons atgtGGTCCTTTTTTGCTAGGGATCCTGTCAAAGACTTCAATTATGAAATCTTGCCCGACACACAAGAATCCTCCGGGATATGGACTCTCCACCGGGGCAAGCGAAAG ACCGGTGGGGAGCCAGTGTCAGTGTTTGTCTATGAAGTTGCCCAGGGTACAGAGGAACAAACCCAGCTAGCCAAGTCTGCCTTCAAACGAATGAAGACCCTCCGGCACCCCAACATCCTGGCCTATGTGGATGgactagag ACCGAGAAGAGCCTCTACCTGGTGACGGAGCAGGTGACACCGCTGGCTGCCCACCTCAAGGCccaggctgagaggggaggctCTGGGGAGCTGGAGGTGTCCTGGGGGCTCCATCAGATTGTG AAAGCTCTGAGCTTCCTGGTGAACGACTGCCACCTGCTCCACAACAACCTGGGGATGTGGGCGGTGTTTGTGGATCGGGCCGGCGAGTGGAAGCTGGGCGGGCTGGACCACATGACCCCCGAGCAGGGGGACGGCTCCTCCGCACTTCCACACCCGAAGACAGTTCAACCTGACATGGAGAAATACGACCCTCCTGAATCGCCCAACAGTGGTGGTGAAAAATG GGCAGGGGATGTTTGGCGGCTGGGCTGCCTGATCTGGGAGGTGTTCAATGGGCCGCTGCCCCGAGCCTCCTCCCTGCGCTCCCTGGGAAAG GTCCCCAAATCTCTGGTTCCCCACTACTGTGAGCTGGTGGGGGCTAACCCCCGGGCCCGGCCCAACCCCTCCCGCTTCCTCCAGAACTGTCGCTCCCCCGGAGGGTTCCTCAGCAACAGCTTTGTGGAGAGCAACCTCTTTCTGGAGGAGATCCAG atcAAAGAGCCAGCGGAGAAGCAGCAGTTCTTCCAGGACCTGAGTGAAAACCTGGACTCCTTCCCGGAAGACTTCTGCAAACACAAGGTGCTGCCACAGCTGCTCACCGCCTTCGAGTTTGGCAACGCCGGCTCCGTGGTCCTCACCCCGCTCTTCAAG gtgGGGAAGTTCTTGTCGGCGGACGAGTACCAGCAGAAGATCATTCCTGTCATTGTGAAGATGTTTTCCTCCACGGACCGGGCCATGAGGATTcggctgctgcagcag ATGGAACAGTTTATCCAGTATCTGAACGAGGCGGCAGTCAACTCCCAGATCTTCCCTCATGTTGTTCATGGCTTCACAGACACCAACCCTGCCATCAGGGAACAGACAGTCAAG tccatgCTGCTGTTGGCCCCTAAGCTGAACGAGGCCAACCTGAACCAGGAACTGATGAGGCACTTTGCCCGACTGCAGGCCAGAGACGAGCAGGGCCCCATCCGCTGCAACACCACTGTATGCCTGGGCAAGATCGCCCCCTACCTCAACGCCGGG ACGCGGCAGCGCGTGCTGATCTCGGCCTTCTCTCGGGCCACCAAGGACCCCTTCCCCGCGTCGCGGGCGGCCGGCGTGCTGGGCTTTGCCGCCACGCACAACTTCTACAGCGTGATGGAGAGCGCGGCACGCGTCCTGCCCACACTCTGCACCCTCACCGTCGACCCCGACAAGAGCGTCAGGGAGCAG GCATTTAAGGCCATTAGGAGCTTCCTGACCAAGCTGGAGACAGTGTCTGAAGACCCAACCAAACTGGCAGACATAG AAAAGGATGTGATGTCATCGGCGCAGCCAACAGGGGCGGCGACCAGCTGGGCAGGATGGGCGGTGACCGGCGTGTCGTCGCTGACCTCCAAGCTGATCCGGAACGCTccgggaacagagggaggggccCCAGTAACAGATAGTGGCCCCGCCAGCACCCCTCGCACGGGGAGCCccgacacagacacagccccccaACCTGCAG AGCCAGAGGCTAAACCACCACAGTCTTCCATGACCCCAAATGCTGCCTTTAACAGTGGCAACCAATCAGACCCTCCTGCTGCAACAGTCAAAGAAGAGGAGCCAATCGGTGACCGgtgggatgatgaggaggactGGGGCAGTCTGGAG GAACCAGAAAAGGTTCCAGCAGACCCAGATGATTGGAATTCCTCTGACTGGTCGGGAGTGTCAACAGTCAAAAAGAAGGCCAACGAGAGAGCA GTGGCTGGAATTTCCTCCTCCGCCATGAAAAAGCCGAGCGCAGATTGGAGCAGCTCTGGCTGGGATGCTGATGACAGCTGGTCCAACGAGAAGGAGGCTGACGGGCAGGGTCAGAGTTCGCCAGGCGAGGAGGGGTGGGGCCacgactgggaggaggaggcgagCGCCCCAGGCAGCAAGAACGTCCTGCCAGAGGGGGTGCGGCTAGCCAGCGAGTATGACTGGGACAGCAGTAAAGGGGCCGGTCACAGCGACCCCTTCGCCAGCGTGTCACAGAGAGCGGCGCCCACAGCCATG caGGCTGGGGGTAGCTGGGGGGCGGATGCCTCGGGAGACTGGGGCACAGAGGAGAGCTGGGAGTCGGTGGACGGGGCCCAGG GCCTAAGCAAGGCTGAGCTGGCCAAGAAGAAACGCGAGGAGCGAAGGAAAGAGCTGGAAGCCAAGCGGGCAGAGCGCAAGGCGGTCAAAGGTCCCCTCAAACTGGGGGCGCGGAAAATTGACTGA